The sequence CAATTTCAGTAATTCGTACAAAGGAATTTCCTGTTTAGTTGTCGCCTTTTCCCTCCAGTTGAAGAGTCCACTTTTCTCCAAATATTTCGGCCTCCTCAAATGTGGCCGGTTACGATAGAATTCTATGAGCTTCTTCACCGAACGCAAATGGCCAATACCCTTAAATAACTTGGAGCAGGAGAGTATATCATCGGGGAAAACGGTGGTTATAGGTTGATCACGAGCCATTGGTATCCAAGGTCGCTCTTCGTAGGGAACTGTACGCCCAAAAGCGACAGTTATCACCTTCTTTGGCACATCCCACAACAATTCCTGAATGTAATCCTCATACTTCAACTCGATAGCCATCTGTTGGTGAAACAGTGTAAATTAGTAtttcagcaaaacaaaaactttcaacACAGGCTGCAACAGCTATGCACGCACCTCTGGCAAGTTCCACTTGTCCGCTACAGCTTTGGCGATGGCTTTTACTTCCTTTGGCTCGATTTGTATGGAGGCTAAAAGCCGACGGTCACCCTCAATGGAGAAGAGAGATTTCAATTGGGCATTTGTTATATCCGCCTCACGATTGCTACCCAGCGAGTTCAGCCATTCAGTGAAACGCTCCGCTGACTGTAaactcaaatatgaaaatatgtattcGAAAGCTCT comes from Anastrepha ludens isolate Willacy chromosome 3, idAnaLude1.1, whole genome shotgun sequence and encodes:
- the LOC128856273 gene encoding uncharacterized protein LOC128856273, which encodes MLLNKEYWKAVIHEIEDAAHQKTAKDLIKNYDLSVTLPDDLRERIKKIMPYEFDEYDRLVYIDESAVETPKSFGTDEEAERREENKKAVFNESTCSEIERLENEFVKFEVKLDTEVQRKAKAKKPVNWTSGYICKPRRERVKWESKIYHLERSLAEKTLDEQAEYLMDASAERFTEWLNSLGSNREADITNAQLKSLFSIEGDRRLLASIQIEPKEVKAIAKAVADKWNLPEMAIELKYEDYIQELLWDVPKKVITVAFGRTVPYEERPWIPMARDQPITTVFPDDILSCSKLFKGIGHLRSVKKLIEFYRNRPHLRRPKYLEKSGLFNWREKATTKQEIPLYELLKLEY